TGAGCCCCTGAATCACATAGGTAGATAGCATTGGGGTCAATGGTAGCGCAGTTTCCACGTTCAGGACCATAGTGAATCACAGCCGCGCTATAGGTCATTGTCAGCACAACATTGAGGTAGAGGGAGATACGAGGAGCGAGGGTATAAACTCACTTCGCGCCAGTCGATGATATTGTCGGGAATGATAATCCGACAAAGTGCTCCTTCTGCGACCGCAATTCTTCTAGCTTATCAGCAGCTTGTACTTCGTCCAGCACAACTTTTTGGTTGACAAGCTGGTCCTCGAGCCACGCAAAGTACTGGATGAGGGCAGCACCGTCTCTGATATGGCAGGCCCGCATTCCTTCCATTTCAGTTTCGTTTTTGACAGCCTTTGCATCCCCAACGGGGCTACGAATCTCCTCGACTGCTGCATCTCCACCCAGTGCTCTCTTCAGGGCCCAAGATCCTTTGTTAGACATGAGAAAGCTACCCGCGGGGGCGCCACCTTCCTTCTCAGTAGAAGCGACAAATTGTGCATGGAGCTGTTCCGCATCACGGAAGAAAGTCTCGTATGGCTTGACGGCAACTTCATACTTGGCCAAATGCGCTCGGCAGTCTTGGTCCAGCTTAGACTCGTCCACGTATAAAGCCGCTCCCTTTGGCGTGATTACGGCATACGAGAAGAAGACCGGGTTGTAGGGGATGTCGTTGCCGCGCAAATTGAATAGCCACGCCACCTCGTCAAGCATCGAGATGAACACACCGGGAGATCGCTTCTTCTCAAGCTCTGCTTGGAGGTCCGCTAGTTTGCTCTTAACTGATTTGCCGGCAAATTTCTCGGAGAGAACTCTGATGCCTTGCTGGGGTCTGGCTGGTCTGCTGTCGGCCCAGACCTTATCCACCAAGTTGACGTCAAGGGGAACCAAGTCAGAGCCGCCGCTTTTGCGAATCTTTTCTGCAAGCTTCTTTGCTGCAGAGCCCGTGACCAGAGTTGAGTCTACGGCAACAGACTTTCCTCCAGCAGACTGCTCGGCTGCCCACTCTTGCCAGGTGGGAACATCTTGGAGCCCCTGCTTCAATAGTGTCCAATTTTCATCCAGTTGTTGAGTAGCTTGGTTGAAGTATCGTCCATCGGTCGCGAGAGCTGCAGCGGTTTCTGTGATGACGGCGCACCCAGCAGAGCCTGTGAATCCGCTGATGAACTCGCGCCGAGCGTCACAGGAGGCAATATACTCGGAACTATGGCTATCTTCCGACGGTACGACTGAAAATAATACAGATGTGAGCGATACTATATCTATACTGGCCAGGCTGGCGGGTACTGAGGCTAAATGTACCGCAAACCCTTACCATAAATCTGAACGTTATGCTCCTTCATCAGAGCTCTCAGCTGAGCGAGCCTATGGGTTGTGCTTGTTTTAGCCATAGTTTCAGTTGAGAGGCGGCAGATGAATGGGGAGGGCAGCGTCCGTGGGAATTTGCAGGCTAGACTTGGAACAGTTGCAAATATGCCTCTATACATTGAACGGTGAGCTACTCTTTACATTACAGAAAGGTTTGAATCTATGTAGAATTCTATATTCAATCCACAGCACGTGAGGGGGAGTAGAACCTCTTGTAACCGTCTCTACCCCCGCTTGCCCCATTTCCCCGCATTAGCAAGGggagttatattaatataactaaatatagcaaaagtatagtaaactttagttataataaactttatttaatataataatttatttaataataattaaatattattattattattattattattattattattattattattattattattattattattattattattattattattattattattattattattattattattattattattattattattattattattattattattattattattattattattattattattattattattgtaaatatataataatatataaaatatattattaataaatatataaaaaataatattagcttattaaagagttattatatataataaaatttaaaaacctagctagctaggttattatttaattttttattaataacttttttatttttattaaatttttaaacttaaaaaaacctttagttttttttttaattattattatattatataaaattaacttttattttttttaattatattattaaaataattaatttattaacttttttttaattattaaattaattattattattattaataaataacagtatttaattatttattatttatttatatttataaaaaactatataaatatagtttttattatatattataattattttaattttattttttatttttttattaatattattaaaaaatataattaaatatataaaagcttttaaatattaaaaatatttaaaaaataaattaaaaatataaaataatttaattaaaaattattaattatatttaaaaatatataaaaataaactttaaaattaacaattaatattaaaattataaattttaatttttttaaaaaaagttttaaattaaaaatttataaaaaaaaaaacttttaataaaaattaaaaaggtttttttattaataaatttatttttattataataataaattttttattaaaaaaaataatattaataaaaaaaatattaaattattttttaaaaagaaattttaatatatatattattattattaaaaataaaagtttttttaaattatagtaaattataaaataatttaaaaaaaatattttaaaatttattataaaaattattaaaattatataattttataatataattaactttaaaaaattattaattaaatttaaatttaaaaataaaactatattttttatatttaaaattataaagtttttaaaattatttaataaaaatagtaataaataaattaaaaaattaatttaataaactttaactaaaaatatatttataaataaattaaataatttaaattattaaattaattttaagtttaagttttattaaaaaataaattaaatataaatttatatataaatttaaaaataaaaaaaaaataaaatataaaataaaaagttagtttttaaactttaaataaatatattaaaaacttaaaaatataaaaataaattaattatataaaaattatattaaaataatatattaaatatatttattaatataaaaataataatttttttaatatattaaaaaaaaatttaattattaaaaattataaaaaaaaatttatatatttattaaatattaaaaacttttatattaataaatataaataatatattaaattttataaaaaaatattatattataaaaatttattaataatatttttttaattattataatataatttaaaataaatatattaaaaattattaaaaaaaattataaacttttttttaattaaatatataaataaaaatatagctaaaaaaaaatatttttttaaatattaaaattttaatatttaataaaagctttaaatttaaactttattataaattatttaattattttaaataaattttttaatattaatttattttttttaaataaaaaaaatatttattaataaacttaaataaattattagtatattattattaataaatataattttaataaaaataaaaaatttaaaaaaaatttatataatataaaattatttatataagctagtataaaattaagtttaaaattatatattttaaaaataaaaaaaaaaataaaaaaaaatttaatttttttatttttaattttaaaaacttaattaaatattatataatatttaataaatataaaaaaaaatatttaaaaatatataaaattattaaataataaaaaaaaatattatatttttaaataaatttaaaaataataaaaatataatttttttttaaaaaaaataaaaaatttaaaaaatatactttaagtttttaatattataataataaaatattaataattttttaatttataaataaatatttttaaatattaatattaaaatattattaataatattaatattaaaatattattaataatattaatattaaaatattattaataatattaatattaaaatattattaataatattaatattaaaatattattaataatattaaaactttaaaaatatattataaatatttagaaattctataaaatttttaaactaatattatttttaaataataataataatatttttaaaaatattttataataaaataaacttttatttttattttattatataattaaaataaaaccttatattaattatttaattaaaagcttttttttttatattattttatttttataaaaaagcttattaaaacttttttatagtttaaagctattataaaattttaaaataaaaaaactaaattaataatataagttttgtaattattataataataatataaagctttatttaattattatttatattttttaaataattataaaaaaaaatcttaaaaaaataaaagaaatttattaatattaaatatataataataatatattatatattaaaactttaaaatttaaaattattaaatactttattaaataaaaaaaattttaaattaaaaaatttataaaaattaaaaaattattttaatttttaaaagttaataaagtttttttaatttataaaattaataaacttaaatttatatattttaaattaatatttaaaaagttttaattaatattattaaaaataattatatattaaaaattatttttatattatttttttatttaatttttatattaatttattattatatatttttattttatttttaatataatatatttataataattaatttatagctttagaaagtttaatttataatttaataaattaagcttaaaaaatttaaaagctttatttatagtttttttatttatatttaattttttttattaatttaatatttttattattaaaaaaatatattaatattataaaagtatataaaacttaaaatatatttataaaaaaaactattaaaatattattataaaaataactatatttaatatatttataatattagaaaaagttttttattatataataaaaagagttttttaaaaataataaatataaaatatatttaagtttaagcttttaaaaaataataataaaataaatatattatatttataagttttttaaaaaattaatttaaaaactttattaattataataatattatttaaaaaaagtaagttataaaaatttataatataaaaaaagtaatatatttataaaaaatatattattatatatataattttaaaaatagaattaataaaaaaatattatattataaattaagtattataaaatatatttttttaaatatattataaattaataaactaataaataaaaaattatttataaaactataagctattaaaataaattaatattataaatataaatttatataaaaaattataattaaaataataagtttataaaataatatattatataaaattatttattatatttattaaatatagcttaaataattaattattaatataatatttatataataattaaaattaaacttttatttaaagttattaattatataattaaaactatttattaaattttatatatttttttattaatataaatttaatattaaagtttattttttaaaaactaattattatatattaagtataaaattaaaataatataattataattattattattattattaatattattataatattatattatttttttattataatataataattcttttttaaaattaataaataattaataaaaaaattttaaatttaaaatatattaaaattaaaattaaaacttttttaaaatatttaatttattattattaaaaaagtttttttaattttatttaataattaaaatattaaaaaatttaaaaaaaaaatttaaaaaaataaataatattataattattaaagttaaagtaaaataaaactattataatattaataaaaatattatttttataattaaaaattaataatattatttaaataaaataattatataattaaagttttatataagtaattaataaaaaagtataatacttttattataaaagtataactttaaaaaaatatagttttttatatttttttattaattaaaaaaaatctatttttataaatattttttaacttaaataataaaactagctgctttaataattacttttatattttaaagctttttaaaaataattatttattaattttataaaaattaataattatttttaaaaatatatttaagtttttatttattttttaatttataaattaaatacttttttatattttttttaatttatttttatttataaattatttttttaataagcttttattaactttttattttttaaatattaaactatattttttaattatttaaataaacttttattatttttttaaatttaaaaattttatttatttaatatatttataattaaattaaaaagttaattaatattatattattattttatatatttttttaggcttttttaataaatataaatttattttaattatttattaattaattatatttttataaaatttattatatttttatttaattaataatttaattaattaatttattaaaagtttaattatttattataataattaattatattaaaataaattatttaatattttttagtttttttttaatataataataattttaaaattaaaaaatttaataatataaatttataaatattaatttttataattattaatataaataatttttttatttaataaaattaattttaaaagctagctttttataaattttataataataataaataaaataatatatttattaattattaaattttatataaaagtttttttatatttatttataagcttttttattttaatataaaatatatatttttatataaataaaactttttaataaatataaaaaaaaaattttaattaaaatattaataaattatttatttataatattaacttttatttataattataaaaaagtatttttattattattattattaaagttattattattattaaaattattattattttttatatttttatttatttttatttatttttatttaaatttaaatataatatttaaaaaaatatattatatataacattattattatatattaaaaaattaattattaaaagtagcttttattaaattattaaaattaataataataattttaaatatttaataaaatattaattaaaaaattaatatatatttttaataaaaaattaatatatatttttaataaaaaattaatatatatttttaataaaaaattaatatatatttttaataaaaaattaaaaaaaatttattattaattaaactttatataatattatatattaaattaaagtaaatttaattaataatttaaaataaaaaaaacttaaaataattaatattataaatattattaaagcttaaaacttttaaaattatttttatatttataaataatataaaaatatttaaaaaaaaattaaataattaatttaatttattattaatttatttaataaaatataataagaatttttattaaaatatttaattattataataaatatataattattaaattttttataattaatttatatttaaatattataaatatttttttatataaatataatattaaaatatttttattttattataatataaatattatatatataaatattaatttaataattatttaatttaataattattttttataaatataataaagtaataatataaaaaatatataaaaataattatattatatttataattatatttttataatttttatatttatatattaatattttataaaatataaaattatttaaataaattatattaaataaaaatttttatttattattttttataaaaatatttattttattaaataatattaaatttattttttttataaaaatatttattatattaaaaaaaactttaattaaaaataaataaatttaaaattaatttaaaatttaataatataaattattaaataaaaaataaattaatatttattaatataaataatatttaaaataattatatataataaactatatactagatagttaatataaagtaaattcttaagggataaacctagaataagttctttaggtttatattagtaaataaattaaaaaacctataggcaataatattataataataattactaataaaaattaaaagtactttttaatttataaatataaaactatattaataactagctatttaagttatttaaataaatataaaaaataaacttatatatttaattaattaagctaaattatttataaattttaataatctattataatttatcttataaaattaataatttattataattaataaattagtcttatattaatctagtttagcctaccctataggcctattattataattataaaaggcaggttataatataatactcccttTCTGTTAGTTTTATCCCTaagacttttataaattttagtataatTAGTATATCccttacttaataaatataattattttttaattcttttactaatatttttttaattcttttttattaactttattatactagataaaattttaaagttaatttattttaaaactatatattataagtttttatttaaattaattattgctagtattaataaaataaataaatattattttttttatatttttaaaaattattaaaaatatttattattttttattaatttttttactatttaaaatatattaaattaaattaattatattataatatttaaggtttaattttaaagtaattaaagtatattactatatattatttttatttaaaaaataagcttaaagaagctaaaaagaagtattaatatattaatataaaagttaagtatttttataagtaaaagaaaatataatataaaaaaataaaatatatagttttataaggtattataaatttaaaaaaattaaattatattaaatataaaaaagtaaaggctgctgcttattaagctattatattaatatttaattctgctagtttattttagtttattaatactattaattaatttatatttaatttaaacctattattatttctatttttaaaaactaataatattcttataaaattacttaagcatttcttttaaattcttttttaaagatttatatatttttaaataaattatattttttttattttataaaatacttttatttacctatttctttatttatttatatataagttaattttttaattttatattttttttattttaaataataattttatttataattaacttgcttatttctttatttattaatgccttttttaataataaaatataaaaaacagctgtttttaattttatattattaagtaagtttaatttataattaacttttttaatctttttttaaaattttaaataatttaagttttttaaaatttaatttattatttaattaatttattttaatatttaataactttttattatataagtgctatagtaagtaagctatattttttttttaaaaagttaattctttaatccttatatagttaacttattattttatataattaaataaatttaaattattctttaagctttttttataattaaattatatttttaattaaaatttaaatattttttatatttaaattattataaggtagtctataggcttctagtataaatctataattagtataaaataaagtaacttttataaattctaaaataaaactattatattaattttatactataaggagtttttttatttaattatcttatataaggttaatatagtattataaatatactttaataatttaatttattttttttatttaattatttatctataggtagtaaataatatttaacttatagtaaattttaaatttaactataaatttttattaaaatttaaaaataaaagtatttcttttatttaatataatttctattagtaatttatattttataaatatataccttatataaaaatatattaaattttttataatataaaactttttatataataaaaaataaatttatttaaaaagtttatttactactataaaaatactattataaattatattaattaataattcttttaactttaataaattaataatatagttaaatataactatatattaattttatttaaaaactaaaataagttataattttttatatagctaatattatttattttttattttttatatatattatattttttaataacttttttaactttttatttaagttttttaaagcagtaataatataatatataattataaatagtttatatactttaatatactactataattatattataataaatattttaaattacttttaattataatttttttaatacttaaatttatttactttattttaaaagtttattaattataattacttttttaaaaaattattttaattattaatttttaatttaatttttaattttattaaaaataaagttatatttttttataataaataaaatattaattttaatttatttataatttttttaattatttttatataaaatttatattttaaatttaaaaatttttttaaagtatttttttttttaacttaaagcattaacttttttattttttattttttataataaataattttataattatagtttattaaaaatttaaagtaataagtttattatataaaaagttattatataattataaagtaaaatatattttaataattaatataaactttaagtttatatttattttttaaataataatattattattttttaaatactttaata
The Trichoderma asperellum chromosome 7, complete sequence DNA segment above includes these coding regions:
- a CDS encoding uncharacterized protein (MEROPS:MER0016544) yields the protein MAKTSTTHRLAQLRALMKEHNVQIYVVPSEDSHSSEYIASCDARREFISGFTGSAGCAVITETAAALATDGRYFNQATQQLDENWTLLKQGLQDVPTWQEWAAEQSAGGKSVAVDSTLVTGSAAKKLAEKIRKSGGSDLVPLDVNLVDKVWADSRPARPQQGIRVLSEKFAGKSVKSKLADLQAELEKKRSPGVFISMLDEVAWLFNLRGNDIPYNPVFFSYAVITPKGAALYVDESKLDQDCRAHLAKYEVAVKPYETFFRDAEQLHAQFVASTEKEGGAPAGSFLMSNKGSWALKRALGGDAAVEEIRSPVGDAKAVKNETEMEGMRACHIRDGAALIQYFAWLEDQLVNQKVVLDEVQAADKLEELRSQKEHFVGLSFPTISSTGANAAVIHYGPERGNCATIDPNAIYLCDSGAQYLDGTTDTTRTLHFGQPSEAEREAYTLVLKGNIALDVAIFPKGTTGFALDSLARQHLWKAGLDYRHGTGHGVGSFLNVHEGPIGIGTRIQYTEVPLAPGNVISNEPGYYEDGNFGIRIENIVMVKEVETKHSFGDKPFLGFEHVTMVPYCRSLINESMLTEDEKAWLNASNAEILEKTKGYFEGDAITTAWLERETRRIE